Proteins from one Clostridia bacterium genomic window:
- the rsgA gene encoding ribosome small subunit-dependent GTPase A translates to MTEGIIIKGIGGFYYVKTQESVYTCKAKGSFRKSSIIPYVGDKVEIRIVDEDKKEGFIEEIKERKNALIRPPVANIDRMIIISAVAEPEPDATFIDKMIAICEFNNIEPVLCFNKIDLKKNEEFIDNYKKIGYKVIKTSAKNNIGTDEVKDLLTDGITSVAGFSGVGKSSLLSFAVNKKLETGAVSDKLLRGKHTTRHVELFEIEEGKFFADTPGFSGLFIDMIRKEELADLFIDFKEYSNLCQFKDCTHTKEKGCAVIEAVKRGDIIKSRHDNYIEFYDKLKLINDWERK, encoded by the coding sequence TTGACAGAAGGAATTATTATAAAAGGCATTGGCGGGTTTTACTATGTAAAGACACAAGAGAGTGTATATACATGTAAGGCTAAAGGAAGTTTCAGAAAAAGCAGTATTATTCCCTATGTGGGGGATAAGGTGGAAATAAGAATTGTTGACGAAGATAAAAAAGAAGGTTTCATAGAAGAAATCAAAGAAAGAAAAAACGCTCTTATCCGTCCGCCTGTCGCAAATATTGACAGAATGATTATAATCTCTGCAGTAGCCGAACCTGAGCCGGATGCAACATTCATTGATAAAATGATTGCCATATGTGAATTTAATAATATAGAGCCTGTTTTATGCTTTAATAAAATCGATTTGAAAAAGAATGAAGAGTTTATTGATAACTATAAAAAAATCGGGTATAAGGTTATAAAAACAAGCGCTAAGAATAATATTGGAACAGACGAGGTTAAAGATTTATTAACAGACGGTATAACATCTGTCGCAGGGTTTTCAGGGGTTGGGAAATCAAGCCTTTTAAGTTTTGCAGTTAATAAAAAATTAGAAACAGGCGCTGTAAGCGATAAACTCTTAAGAGGGAAGCACACAACCCGTCATGTTGAACTTTTTGAAATAGAAGAAGGAAAGTTCTTTGCCGATACTCCAGGGTTTTCAGGTCTATTTATTGATATGATAAGGAAAGAGGAGTTGGCAGACCTTTTTATAGACTTTAAAGAGTATTCCAACTTATGCCAGTTTAAAGACTGTACTCATACAAAGGAAAAAGGATGTGCAGTTATTGAGGCAGTAAAAAGAGGAGATATTATAAAGTCAAGGCATGATAATTACATTGAGTTTTATGATAAATTAAAACTGATTAACGATTGGGAGAGAAAATAA
- the rpe gene encoding ribulose-phosphate 3-epimerase, with the protein MIKISPSLLAADFSDLKNEIKDIQTADYVHLDIMDGQFVPNISFGAPVVKALRKHSDLVFDVHLMIKNPNKYIEDFVKAGADIITFHVEADDDVDETLDKIKSFGIKCGIVLSPDTEAEAVIPYLDKVDMILLMSVYPGFGGQKYMPRIAEKLKKVKEYIGTRDIDLEIDGGIGEANIDEVINAGANVIVAGTSVFGKEDRANAIKGLRR; encoded by the coding sequence ATGATTAAAATTTCGCCATCTTTACTTGCTGCAGATTTTTCTGATTTGAAAAATGAAATAAAGGATATACAAACAGCAGACTATGTCCACTTAGATATTATGGACGGTCAGTTTGTTCCGAATATTTCGTTTGGAGCACCTGTTGTAAAAGCACTAAGGAAACATTCTGATTTAGTATTTGATGTTCATCTTATGATAAAAAATCCGAATAAATATATAGAAGATTTTGTTAAAGCAGGAGCAGATATTATAACATTCCATGTTGAAGCAGATGATGATGTGGATGAAACTTTGGATAAAATAAAAAGTTTCGGTATAAAATGCGGGATAGTATTATCCCCTGATACCGAAGCCGAGGCAGTAATACCATATCTTGATAAAGTTGATATGATTCTTCTTATGTCGGTTTATCCAGGTTTTGGAGGGCAGAAATATATGCCCCGCATAGCCGAAAAATTAAAAAAGGTAAAAGAATATATCGGCACAAGAGATATTGACTTAGAAATTGACGGTGGAATTGGCGAAGCAAATATAGATGAGGTTATTAACGCAGGTGCGAATGTAATAGTAGCGGGAACATCAGTGTTCGGTAAGGAAGACAGGGCAAACGCCATAAAAGGTTTAAGAAGATGA
- a CDS encoding thiamine diphosphokinase produces the protein MITYIFGASDILDYSYLKKLDFTGCFIICADGGVKHAKRLNLVPDVIIGDFDSSKILEYKNKIVYPKEKDDTDLALAINYASENGFCKCVGIGCLGNRLDHTFANIFLIKYAADKNVDLELIDDKTRVFLVLDKKKIEKEDFKYVSIFSVSPKCEGVTLKGFKYTLNNHTLSCDYPLGISNVLLENTGEISIKSGALVVMAVKE, from the coding sequence ATGATTACATATATTTTTGGTGCATCAGATATTTTAGATTATTCATATCTTAAAAAGTTGGACTTTACAGGATGCTTTATTATATGTGCAGACGGTGGAGTAAAACACGCAAAAAGATTAAATCTTGTCCCTGATGTTATAATAGGCGATTTTGATTCCTCTAAAATATTGGAGTATAAAAATAAAATTGTTTATCCAAAAGAAAAGGATGACACCGATTTGGCTCTTGCGATAAATTATGCATCGGAAAACGGGTTTTGTAAATGTGTGGGTATCGGTTGTTTAGGTAATAGATTAGACCATACTTTTGCGAATATTTTTCTTATTAAATATGCAGCCGATAAGAATGTCGATTTGGAACTTATTGACGATAAAACAAGAGTCTTTCTTGTTTTAGATAAAAAGAAAATAGAAAAAGAAGATTTTAAATATGTTTCTATTTTTTCTGTTTCCCCAAAATGTGAGGGCGTTACTTTAAAAGGTTTTAAATATACATTAAATAACCATACCTTATCTTGTGATTATCCTCTTGGGATAAGTAATGTATTATTAGAAAATACAGGAGAAATCAGTATAAAGAGCGGCGCATTGGTTGTAATGGCAGTGAAGGAGTAA
- a CDS encoding undecaprenyl-diphosphate phosphatase — MNIIELLKVLLIGIVEGITEWLPISSTGHMILVDEFIKLSVSEEFKELFFVVIQLGAILAVVFLYIKKLFPVKKENGKIIMNNNTIVLWFKIIVSCIPAAIIGLLFDEKIDQIFYNSYVVSLMLIIYGVLFILIEKKNRNITTVSLDNLSYKTAFCIGLFQVLSLIPGTSRSGATILGAILLGTSREVAAEFTFFLAIPVMLGASLLKILKFGFVFSSMEITILITGLVIAFVTSVIAIKFLVSYIKKNDFNAFGWYRIILGMIVLLFFMIR, encoded by the coding sequence ATGAATATTATCGAATTATTAAAAGTATTACTTATAGGTATAGTTGAGGGGATAACCGAGTGGCTTCCTATATCGAGTACAGGGCATATGATACTTGTTGACGAATTTATAAAATTAAGTGTATCGGAGGAATTTAAAGAACTGTTCTTTGTTGTTATCCAGTTGGGAGCAATTCTTGCAGTTGTATTTTTATACATTAAAAAACTTTTCCCTGTAAAAAAAGAAAATGGGAAAATTATTATGAATAATAATACAATAGTTTTATGGTTTAAAATAATTGTTTCATGTATCCCTGCTGCGATTATCGGTCTTTTATTTGATGAAAAAATAGACCAGATTTTTTATAATTCATATGTTGTATCACTGATGCTTATTATCTATGGTGTGTTATTTATTCTTATCGAAAAAAAGAATAGAAATATTACAACCGTAAGCCTTGATAATTTAAGTTATAAAACTGCATTTTGCATAGGTCTTTTTCAGGTGTTATCCTTAATACCTGGAACTTCAAGGTCAGGTGCAACAATTCTTGGCGCAATACTTCTGGGAACATCAAGAGAGGTTGCTGCTGAGTTTACCTTTTTCCTTGCAATTCCTGTAATGCTCGGTGCAAGTTTACTTAAAATTTTAAAATTCGGCTTTGTGTTTTCTTCTATGGAAATAACAATACTTATCACAGGCCTTGTAATAGCGTTTGTAACATCTGTTATTGCAATTAAATTTTTGGTAAGTTATATAAAGAAGAATGACTTTAATGCTTTTGGCTGGTACAGAATAATTCTTGGAATGATTGTTCTTCTTTTCTTTATGATAAGATAA
- a CDS encoding transporter substrate-binding domain-containing protein, translated as MKKLITLLLAVMMIITLFAGCTTGKDDTVLTMATSADFEPYEYYENDEIVGIDIDIMNAVCEKIGMTLKPEDMSFDSVIGATQTGKTDIAMSGITITEDRKNMINFTIPYTSTTQSIIVAKDGAIAKKTDLEGKKIGVQINTTGDTQVTEEFGDAAVERFQNGALAVESLKNNKIDCVVIDGEVAKALVNANEGLEIIADAYSIEEYAIAIAKENTELLEKINGALEELLKDGTIDGIIKKYIKE; from the coding sequence ATGAAAAAACTAATCACATTATTACTTGCAGTTATGATGATCATAACATTATTTGCAGGTTGCACAACAGGTAAAGACGACACAGTATTAACAATGGCAACAAGTGCAGACTTTGAACCATATGAATATTATGAAAACGACGAAATCGTTGGTATTGATATTGATATTATGAATGCAGTTTGCGAAAAAATCGGTATGACTCTTAAACCTGAAGATATGAGTTTTGACTCAGTTATCGGTGCTACACAGACAGGTAAAACTGATATTGCTATGAGTGGTATCACAATCACAGAAGACAGAAAGAATATGATTAACTTCACAATTCCTTATACTTCAACAACTCAGTCAATCATCGTAGCAAAAGACGGTGCAATTGCTAAAAAAACTGACTTAGAAGGCAAAAAAATCGGTGTTCAGATTAACACAACAGGTGATACACAGGTTACAGAAGAATTCGGCGATGCTGCTGTAGAACGTTTCCAGAACGGTGCTCTTGCAGTAGAAAGCCTTAAAAACAATAAAATTGACTGCGTAGTTATCGACGGTGAAGTTGCAAAAGCACTTGTAAATGCAAATGAAGGATTAGAAATTATTGCTGACGCATACTCAATCGAAGAATATGCTATCGCTATTGCAAAAGAAAATACAGAACTTCTTGAAAAAATCAACGGTGCTTTAGAAGAACTTCTAAAAGACGGCACAATTGATGGAATTATAAAAAAATATATTAAAGAATAA
- a CDS encoding amino acid ABC transporter permease, producing MTFKERFFLNFIKDSRWHYLTDGLIVTLEVTFFAVLIGILIGVIVAAIRSTHDKIIERVRSKFGKLILKFFNTIANIYLTVIRGTPVTVQLMIAYYIIFVASNNKVLVAVLAFGINSGAYVAEIVRSGIMSIDEGQTEAGRSLGFNYVQTMFYIVLPQAFKNVLPALANEFIVLLKETSVSGYVALQDLTRGGDIIRGRTYDAFFPLLAVAGIYLVMVIGFTKLVSLLERRLRKSER from the coding sequence ATGACATTTAAGGAAAGGTTTTTTCTTAATTTTATAAAAGATTCGCGTTGGCATTATCTTACAGATGGTCTTATAGTAACTCTTGAGGTTACATTCTTTGCAGTACTTATTGGTATTTTAATTGGTGTCATAGTTGCAGCCATACGTTCAACACACGATAAGATTATAGAACGCGTAAGGTCAAAATTCGGAAAACTTATTCTTAAGTTTTTTAATACAATTGCCAACATTTATCTTACAGTAATAAGAGGTACTCCTGTTACTGTTCAACTTATGATAGCGTATTACATAATATTTGTTGCATCTAACAATAAAGTTCTTGTTGCTGTACTTGCATTTGGTATTAACTCAGGTGCTTATGTTGCAGAAATAGTACGTTCAGGTATTATGAGTATTGACGAAGGACAAACAGAAGCCGGAAGAAGCCTTGGATTCAATTATGTGCAGACAATGTTTTACATTGTGCTTCCACAGGCATTTAAAAATGTGCTTCCTGCTCTTGCCAACGAATTTATCGTATTACTTAAAGAAACATCAGTCAGCGGTTACGTTGCGCTTCAGGATCTTACCCGTGGTGGAGATATTATCCGTGGCAGAACATACGATGCATTTTTCCCATTGCTTGCAGTAGCAGGTATTTATCTTGTTATGGTAATAGGCTTTACTAAACTTGTATCCCTTCTTGAAAGGAGACTTCGTAAGAGTGAACGATAA
- a CDS encoding amino acid ABC transporter ATP-binding protein: MIKTENLCKFYKGEDIKALYNVSAEIKEGEVVVVIGPSGSGKSTFLRSLNLLEEPTSGKIIFDGNEITDPEVDINLHRQKMGMVFQHFNLFPHMTVLKNMTIAPMKLLKLSKKEAEERAIELLNKVGLADRKDSYPAQLSGGQKQRVAIVRALCMNPEVMLFDEPTSALDPEMVGEVLEVMKNLAKEGMTMVVVTHEMGFAKEVASRVIFFDEGQIIEEGDPNTIFDNPKTQRMQNFLKKVL, translated from the coding sequence ATTATAAAAACCGAGAATCTTTGTAAATTCTACAAAGGTGAAGATATCAAAGCACTTTATAATGTAAGTGCTGAAATTAAAGAAGGCGAAGTAGTTGTTGTAATCGGCCCATCAGGTTCAGGGAAATCAACTTTTCTTCGTTCACTTAACTTGCTTGAAGAACCTACTTCGGGAAAAATCATATTTGACGGAAATGAAATAACTGACCCTGAGGTAGATATAAATCTTCACCGTCAGAAAATGGGAATGGTTTTTCAGCATTTTAATTTATTCCCTCATATGACAGTTCTTAAGAATATGACAATTGCTCCTATGAAACTTCTTAAATTATCTAAAAAAGAAGCAGAAGAAAGAGCAATAGAACTTCTTAATAAAGTTGGTTTAGCAGACAGGAAAGACTCTTATCCTGCTCAACTTTCAGGTGGCCAGAAACAAAGGGTTGCCATTGTAAGAGCATTATGTATGAATCCTGAAGTAATGCTTTTTGATGAGCCAACAAGTGCATTGGACCCTGAAATGGTAGGAGAAGTTTTAGAGGTTATGAAAAATCTTGCCAAAGAGGGAATGACAATGGTTGTTGTAACTCACGAAATGGGCTTTGCAAAAGAAGTTGCCTCCCGTGTGATTTTCTTTGATGAAGGTCAGATAATAGAAGAGGGCGACCCGAACACTATTTTTGATAATCCTAAAACACAAAGAATGCAGAACTTCCTAAAAAAAGTTTTATAA